A genomic stretch from Lysobacter ciconiae includes:
- a CDS encoding phosphatase PAP2 family protein — protein MVRREQRPLARIAREFVWPLVLVFLTLLLPLWGFSELAGELRAGAVFGFDEPILRGLRAMTSAGADRIFLAVSKLGYLYGVVPVDIVLIAGLFLRRHLRAATFASMAVVGSALLNLSAKRIFSRDRPSLWESITPELTSSFPSGHAMGSATLAAVVIVLAWHTRWRWPVIAAMSVFVLLVGTSRVYLGVHYPSDILAGWAVASAWAAACHLAVYRLRAPTWPARDRRTR, from the coding sequence ATCGTTCGTCGGGAACAACGCCCGCTGGCGCGCATCGCCCGGGAGTTCGTCTGGCCGCTGGTGCTTGTTTTCCTGACCCTGCTGCTGCCGCTGTGGGGATTTTCCGAACTCGCCGGCGAGCTGCGCGCCGGTGCGGTGTTCGGCTTTGACGAGCCGATCCTGCGGGGCCTGCGCGCGATGACAAGTGCCGGCGCAGACCGGATCTTCCTCGCGGTCTCGAAGCTCGGCTATCTCTACGGCGTCGTGCCGGTCGACATCGTCCTGATCGCGGGATTGTTTTTGCGCCGCCACCTGCGTGCCGCCACGTTTGCGTCGATGGCGGTGGTGGGCTCGGCGCTGCTGAACCTCTCGGCCAAACGCATCTTCAGCCGCGACCGGCCGTCGCTGTGGGAATCGATCACGCCCGAACTCACCTCGAGCTTCCCCAGCGGCCACGCGATGGGCTCGGCGACGCTGGCCGCGGTCGTGATCGTGCTTGCGTGGCACACCCGCTGGCGCTGGCCTGTCATTGCCGCAATGTCGGTCTTCGTCCTGTTGGTGGGGACGTCGCGGGTGTACCTGGGCGTGCATTACCCGTCCGACATCCTGGCAGGCTGGGCCGTGGCCAGCGCCTGGGCAGCGGCCTGCCACCTTGCGGTATACCGGCTGCGCGCGCCCACCTGGCCAGCCCGCGACCGGCGCACGCGCTGA
- a CDS encoding M13 family metallopeptidase, which produces MDYPMTLRPLFCALVIGLTAGLASPSAGAQEAADACTDFHGFANAGWLMANPLPAGADTISALGQLETRARQEQIDLLNSAMQAPQGPIQQLLGDFWASGLNEAGVEADGAQPLAPLLDRIVAIKRSKSIAPAIAALHQVGIPVAFHFGADIDLADLSRHIGYFSQGGVGLPDPAYYLRTDEPTQAVMGQYRAYIEKILALTGVKDKELAKQAQLVIDLETRLAKASRPLAELRDPRSNYGAVDTAGLAAQYPNLELDKFLEAQGVSMPTVSIASPTRLAEVDRLVGELKPEQWRAYLRWRVGDSMAPYLAKAWRDAHFDFHGRVIAGASAPPAREQQVLDAINQAAGPMLGHEYAARFLKPETRAEAMRITGQVRSALADSLARDTRISEQARAEASAKLAKMKIELGVPARDLDFTIQPMGRGSFGGNMLIASTWRHREEMRRIGENNADRRWDVLPQQPALTYDLAQNRLIVTAAALQAPLLDPLAQTATRYGSFGALVGHEISHGFDSRGHHIAADSEIRDWWTPQDASTWETLGYRVVGQYGGFDVPMLNGTKVNGVATRDENIADIAGVQLAWEAFNKAAPEADKKSKEAFFEGWAGLWPQHMSAAAAAQLAAHGVHAPGKWRTNGPLMNMAAFGTTYGCKANAPMQLKADERVVLRPEPVVEKRKK; this is translated from the coding sequence ATGGACTACCCGATGACCCTTCGACCCCTGTTTTGTGCCCTCGTGATCGGCTTGACCGCCGGCCTCGCCTCGCCGTCCGCCGGCGCCCAGGAGGCTGCCGATGCCTGCACCGACTTCCACGGCTTCGCCAATGCCGGCTGGCTGATGGCCAACCCGCTGCCGGCAGGCGCGGACACGATTTCCGCCCTCGGCCAGCTCGAGACGCGCGCGCGCCAGGAGCAGATCGACCTGCTCAACAGCGCGATGCAGGCGCCGCAGGGGCCGATCCAGCAATTGCTGGGCGATTTCTGGGCCAGTGGCCTGAACGAGGCGGGCGTGGAAGCTGATGGCGCCCAGCCGCTGGCACCGCTGCTGGACCGGATCGTCGCGATCAAGCGCAGCAAGAGCATCGCCCCGGCCATCGCCGCGCTGCACCAGGTGGGCATCCCCGTGGCGTTCCACTTCGGCGCCGATATCGACCTGGCCGACCTGTCGCGCCACATCGGCTATTTCAGCCAGGGCGGCGTGGGCCTGCCCGATCCGGCCTATTACCTGCGCACCGACGAGCCCACCCAGGCCGTGATGGGCCAGTACCGCGCCTACATCGAGAAGATCCTCGCGCTCACCGGCGTCAAGGACAAGGAGCTGGCCAAGCAGGCGCAGCTCGTCATCGACCTGGAAACACGTCTGGCCAAGGCGTCCCGCCCGCTGGCCGAGCTGCGCGATCCGCGCAGCAACTATGGCGCCGTCGACACCGCCGGCCTGGCGGCCCAGTACCCGAACCTTGAGCTGGACAAATTCCTCGAAGCGCAGGGCGTCAGCATGCCCACGGTGTCCATCGCCAGCCCGACGCGTCTGGCGGAAGTGGACCGGCTCGTCGGCGAGCTCAAGCCCGAGCAGTGGCGCGCCTACCTGCGCTGGCGCGTGGGCGACTCGATGGCGCCCTACCTGGCCAAGGCCTGGCGGGACGCCCACTTTGATTTCCACGGCCGCGTGATTGCCGGCGCCTCCGCGCCACCCGCGCGTGAGCAGCAGGTTCTGGATGCGATCAACCAGGCCGCCGGCCCGATGCTGGGACACGAGTACGCCGCCCGTTTCCTGAAGCCGGAAACCCGGGCCGAGGCCATGCGGATCACCGGGCAGGTGCGCAGCGCACTGGCGGACTCGCTGGCGCGCGATACCCGCATCAGTGAGCAGGCCCGCGCGGAAGCGTCCGCCAAACTGGCGAAGATGAAGATCGAGCTTGGCGTGCCCGCGCGCGACCTGGACTTCACCATCCAGCCGATGGGGCGCGGCAGCTTCGGCGGCAACATGCTCATCGCATCGACCTGGCGCCACCGCGAGGAAATGCGCCGCATCGGCGAGAACAATGCCGACCGCCGCTGGGACGTGCTGCCGCAGCAGCCGGCGCTCACCTACGACCTGGCCCAGAACCGCCTGATCGTCACTGCCGCGGCGCTGCAGGCGCCCCTGCTGGACCCGTTGGCGCAGACCGCGACCCGCTATGGCAGTTTTGGCGCCCTGGTCGGACACGAGATCAGCCACGGGTTTGATTCGCGCGGCCACCATATTGCGGCCGATTCGGAAATCCGCGACTGGTGGACCCCACAAGACGCCTCCACCTGGGAGACCTTGGGCTACCGCGTCGTGGGCCAGTACGGGGGTTTCGACGTTCCGATGCTCAATGGGACCAAGGTCAATGGCGTGGCGACCCGCGACGAGAACATCGCCGACATCGCCGGCGTCCAGCTGGCCTGGGAAGCCTTCAACAAGGCCGCACCGGAGGCTGACAAGAAATCCAAGGAAGCCTTCTTTGAAGGCTGGGCCGGACTGTGGCCGCAGCACATGAGCGCCGCCGCGGCGGCGCAGCTCGCGGCGCACGGCGTGCATGCGCCGGGCAAGTGGCGCACCAACGGCCCGCTGATGAACATGGCGGCCTTTGGCACGACCTATGGCTGCAAGGCGAATGCGCCGATGCAGCTGAAGGCCGACGAGCGCGTCGTGCTGCGCCCCGAGCCGGTCGTGGAAAAGCGCAAGAAGTAA
- the ispG gene encoding flavodoxin-dependent (E)-4-hydroxy-3-methylbut-2-enyl-diphosphate synthase — MSQHVDLPCLAPAFGPMPRRVTRAVSIGGVTVGGGAPVVVQSMTNTDTADVNSTVKQVADLWRAGSELVRITVNNAEAAAAVPRIRDKLAMIGAPVPLIGDFHYNGHQLLTAEPAAAEALAKFRINPGNVGFGKKRDTQFATLIELAIQYGKPVRIGANWGSLDQSLARELMDENALRAQPWDAGRVLREALLRSALDSAARAVEIGLPADRIVLSAKVSGVQELITVYRELAARGDYALHLGLTEAGIGSKGIVASSAALGVLLQEGIGDTIRISLTPEPGQSRTNEVIVAQELLQTMGLRAFTPMVTACPGCGRTTSTFFQELAQKVQEHVRAKMPEWKITHPGAENLTLAVMGCIVNGPGESRHANIGISLPGTGEAPSAPVFEDGEKTVTLRGEHIADEFLGLIDAYVERHHGGARGA; from the coding sequence ATGAGCCAACACGTCGACTTGCCCTGCCTCGCCCCTGCCTTCGGTCCGATGCCGCGCCGCGTCACGCGCGCGGTCAGCATCGGTGGTGTCACCGTGGGCGGCGGGGCGCCGGTCGTCGTACAGTCAATGACCAATACCGACACCGCCGACGTCAATTCGACGGTGAAGCAGGTGGCCGATCTGTGGCGTGCCGGCTCGGAGCTGGTGCGTATTACGGTGAACAACGCCGAGGCCGCCGCCGCGGTGCCCCGCATCCGCGACAAGTTGGCGATGATCGGCGCGCCCGTGCCGCTGATCGGCGACTTCCATTACAACGGCCATCAGCTGCTTACCGCCGAGCCGGCGGCCGCGGAGGCACTGGCGAAATTCCGCATCAATCCGGGCAACGTCGGATTCGGCAAGAAGCGCGACACCCAGTTCGCGACCCTGATCGAGCTGGCAATCCAGTACGGGAAGCCGGTGCGCATCGGCGCGAACTGGGGTTCATTGGACCAGTCGCTGGCGCGCGAGCTGATGGACGAGAACGCGTTGCGCGCGCAGCCGTGGGACGCCGGCCGCGTGCTGCGCGAGGCGCTGCTGCGCTCGGCGCTGGATTCGGCGGCGCGAGCGGTGGAGATCGGGCTGCCGGCGGACCGGATCGTGCTCAGCGCCAAGGTCAGCGGCGTGCAGGAACTGATCACCGTCTATCGCGAGTTGGCCGCGCGGGGGGATTACGCCCTGCACCTGGGGCTGACCGAAGCGGGCATTGGCAGCAAGGGCATCGTCGCCTCCAGCGCCGCCCTGGGCGTGCTGCTGCAGGAAGGCATCGGCGACACCATCCGCATATCGCTGACCCCCGAGCCGGGGCAGTCGCGGACCAACGAGGTGATCGTCGCCCAGGAGCTGTTGCAGACGATGGGCCTGCGCGCGTTCACGCCGATGGTCACCGCATGCCCCGGCTGCGGCCGCACCACCAGCACCTTCTTCCAGGAGCTTGCGCAAAAGGTGCAGGAACACGTCCGGGCGAAGATGCCGGAGTGGAAGATCACCCATCCCGGCGCGGAAAACCTGACGCTTGCGGTGATGGGCTGCATCGTCAACGGACCGGGTGAATCGCGCCACGCCAACATCGGTATCTCCCTGCCGGGGACCGGTGAGGCGCCCTCGGCCCCGGTGTTCGAGGACGGCGAGAAAACCGTGACCCTGCGCGGGGAGCACATCGCCGATGAGTTCCTCGGCCTGATCGACGCGTATGTCGAGCGCCACCATGGCGGCGCCCGGGGAGCCTGA
- the murB gene encoding UDP-N-acetylmuramate dehydrogenase produces MSDSVRLFRNVPLKSRNTFGVPAFAPLLAEVDDASVLPDVLASANFRDHPPLVIGGGSNLLFVGDPQVPLLALTGNRVTVVAEVHDAAILRADAGTTWHALVMESLALGLCGLENLALIPGTVGAAPIQNIGAYGVEVGEFIHRVEAFAPATGEWHYLSATDCAFAYRDSLFKRESGRFIITAVEFALPRNFSPRLSYAGISAQLASAGVSNPTAQDVAAAVVAIRRSKLPDPTLIGNAGSFFKNPILPAAQASALQDANPSMPTFATGSDATRKVSAAWLIDACGWKGRRNADAGVSESHALVLVNHGAASGLELYELAREIAGSVRKRFGVALEPEPRLIGAIW; encoded by the coding sequence GCCTGCGTTCGCGCCCTTGCTGGCCGAAGTGGACGACGCCTCAGTCCTGCCCGACGTGCTGGCTTCAGCCAATTTCCGCGACCATCCGCCACTGGTAATTGGCGGTGGCAGCAACCTGTTGTTCGTCGGCGATCCGCAGGTTCCTTTGCTGGCCCTGACCGGCAACCGGGTGACTGTGGTCGCAGAAGTGCATGACGCGGCGATCCTGCGTGCCGACGCCGGTACCACATGGCACGCACTGGTCATGGAATCGCTCGCGCTCGGCCTTTGCGGACTGGAGAACCTGGCGCTGATCCCCGGCACCGTCGGCGCCGCGCCGATCCAGAACATCGGCGCCTATGGCGTGGAGGTCGGCGAGTTCATCCACCGGGTGGAGGCGTTCGCGCCGGCCACCGGCGAGTGGCATTACCTGAGCGCCACGGATTGCGCATTCGCCTATCGCGACAGCCTGTTCAAGCGTGAGTCCGGCCGCTTCATCATCACCGCGGTCGAGTTCGCCCTGCCGCGCAATTTCAGTCCGCGCCTGAGCTATGCCGGCATCAGCGCGCAGCTGGCGTCGGCTGGCGTTTCGAACCCCACGGCGCAGGATGTCGCCGCCGCGGTCGTCGCCATCCGCCGCAGCAAGCTGCCCGATCCGACGTTGATCGGCAACGCCGGCAGCTTCTTCAAGAACCCCATTCTCCCGGCTGCACAGGCCAGCGCCCTGCAGGATGCCAATCCCTCGATGCCGACGTTTGCAACCGGCTCGGACGCGACGAGGAAGGTATCCGCGGCATGGCTGATCGATGCCTGCGGCTGGAAGGGCCGCCGCAACGCTGATGCGGGCGTCTCGGAGTCCCACGCGCTGGTGCTGGTCAACCACGGCGCGGCCAGCGGGCTGGAGCTCTACGAGCTCGCCCGGGAGATAGCGGGGTCTGTGCGCAAACGCTTTGGCGTCGCCCTGGAGCCGGAACCGCGACTGATCGGCGCTATCTGGTGA
- a CDS encoding DMT family transporter, producing MLGSTAFFALMVITIRLASESLHTFEIAFFRSFFGMLAALPLLLKHGPGLLRTQQMPRYIVRCVLGTLSMFCGFWAIGHLPLAQAVSLSYSTPLFVTIAAVLWLGEQVRVRRWSAVILGFIGVLVIVRPGTTEFSAASLVAVSAAIISGIVAIQIKQLAYTEPADRIVILTTILWVPLSLLPALWVWEWPHGIVWLWVVLAGVLGTGGHMLWTRALKLGEVSALIPISFMQLPIVVVFGYFLFGEALDRWTLLGAAIIFSANGYIAHREASLARKAASTAPTSAAKPGN from the coding sequence ATGCTGGGCAGCACTGCATTCTTTGCACTGATGGTGATCACCATCCGCCTGGCATCCGAGTCGCTGCACACCTTTGAGATCGCCTTCTTCCGCAGTTTCTTCGGCATGCTCGCCGCCCTGCCCCTGCTGCTCAAGCACGGGCCCGGGCTGCTGCGCACGCAGCAGATGCCGCGCTACATCGTGCGTTGCGTACTGGGCACGTTGTCGATGTTCTGCGGCTTCTGGGCGATCGGCCACCTGCCACTGGCGCAGGCGGTCTCGCTGTCGTATTCCACGCCGCTGTTCGTCACCATAGCCGCCGTGCTGTGGCTGGGGGAGCAGGTGCGCGTGCGCCGCTGGAGCGCGGTCATCCTGGGCTTCATCGGGGTGCTGGTGATCGTGCGCCCGGGCACGACCGAGTTCAGCGCAGCCTCGCTGGTCGCGGTCTCGGCCGCGATCATCAGCGGCATCGTCGCCATCCAGATCAAGCAGCTGGCGTACACCGAGCCGGCGGACCGCATCGTGATCCTGACGACGATCCTTTGGGTGCCGCTGTCGCTGCTGCCGGCGCTGTGGGTGTGGGAATGGCCGCACGGCATCGTCTGGCTGTGGGTGGTGCTGGCCGGCGTGCTGGGCACCGGCGGGCACATGCTATGGACCCGCGCGCTCAAGCTGGGCGAAGTATCGGCGCTGATTCCGATCAGTTTCATGCAGCTGCCGATCGTGGTGGTCTTCGGCTACTTCCTGTTCGGCGAGGCGCTGGACCGCTGGACCCTGCTGGGCGCAGCGATCATCTTCAGCGCCAATGGCTATATCGCGCACCGCGAAGCCAGCCTGGCCCGCAAGGCGGCGAGCACCGCGCCGACCAGCGCGGCCAAGCCAGGCAACTGA